A portion of the Thermus oshimai DSM 12092 genome contains these proteins:
- a CDS encoding bifunctional diguanylate cyclase/phosphodiesterase, with translation MEALLGGWYLEAALALLEKGAEGLGEALARLGEGLGVDRAYLFRLEAQEGAWYATQLSEWTREGVTPQLGNPLLTRVPMAQGYGRWVERFLEGRPIQGAVRTFPEEERPLLEAQDIQALLAVPVFLEGRLWGFLGVDACREVRAFREDEVELLKGLARVLALSLNLLERVRRLEGLLEKTPLYVLRFSPEGALLYANPAARGLPLALPLEAALETPGEAVRVHALGAEWTLLAVPGPGGEVLEVLALGLDVREKDEAQRREALWQAFRTNLLRVYETLMAEGLSESVYGLILEAAMATIPNAQAGSVTVLKEDGYYHFVAAKGYDLKALRRVRLSPEEPLSLTGHREAQVFTQQDLARFNARLDPKRRQVMEEAGRVREIRAILSVPVFLSGERKAFLYLDNFEREEAFSPLEVELAQAFASQLGLLLRRLELEGRVQHLAYHDPLTGLPNRLFFLEKLAQVRKGAVLYLDLDGFKLVNDLSGHSAGDQALMALAARLQGAVRPRDLVARQGGDEFLVLLTDLRGPEEAVAVAERLLEVVRLPLPVGGRIYHLSVSIGIALVEEALGPGEVLKRADLALYRAKAEGKDRIAFYEESLQERLREEFDLLEALREDLAARKGFWLAYQPIVDLERKEPVALEALLRWRVSPALFIPLAERHRLIGALGELALGLALEEHSRHGLPVHVNVSPQELLDPGYPGRLALLLEEAGLPPEALVLEVTETALAPDERGRDALKSLEVLRALGVRVYLDDFGSGYSSLERLASLPVDGLKLGQRFTSALGNPPDPQSPAARVVAAVLALGQALGLPVVAEGVEHEATLAYLRSLGFRLGQGFLLGRPEVLS, from the coding sequence ATGGAAGCCCTCTTAGGGGGCTGGTACCTGGAGGCCGCCCTCGCCCTTTTGGAAAAGGGAGCGGAAGGCCTGGGGGAGGCCCTGGCGCGGCTAGGGGAAGGGCTTGGGGTGGACCGGGCCTACCTCTTCCGCCTCGAGGCCCAGGAGGGCGCCTGGTACGCCACCCAGCTTTCGGAGTGGACGCGGGAAGGGGTCACGCCCCAGCTGGGAAACCCCCTCTTAACGCGCGTTCCCATGGCCCAGGGGTACGGGCGCTGGGTGGAGCGCTTCCTGGAAGGGAGGCCCATCCAGGGGGCGGTGCGCACCTTTCCGGAGGAGGAACGCCCCCTCCTGGAGGCCCAGGACATCCAGGCCCTCCTGGCGGTGCCGGTCTTCCTGGAAGGGCGGCTTTGGGGCTTTCTGGGGGTGGACGCCTGCCGGGAGGTGCGGGCTTTCCGGGAAGACGAGGTGGAGCTCCTAAAAGGCCTGGCCCGGGTCCTGGCCCTGAGCCTGAACCTGCTGGAGCGGGTGCGGCGCCTGGAGGGCCTCCTGGAGAAAACCCCCCTTTACGTCCTCCGCTTTAGCCCGGAAGGGGCGCTCCTCTACGCCAACCCCGCGGCCCGGGGCCTGCCCTTGGCCCTGCCCCTCGAGGCGGCCCTGGAAACCCCCGGCGAGGCGGTGCGGGTCCACGCCCTGGGGGCGGAGTGGACCCTTCTCGCCGTGCCGGGGCCCGGGGGGGAGGTCCTGGAGGTTCTGGCCCTGGGGCTGGATGTGCGGGAAAAGGACGAGGCACAACGGCGGGAAGCCCTCTGGCAGGCCTTCCGCACCAACCTCCTCCGGGTCTACGAAACCCTGATGGCGGAGGGGCTTTCGGAGTCGGTGTACGGGCTCATCCTCGAGGCGGCCATGGCCACCATCCCCAACGCCCAGGCGGGGAGCGTGACCGTCTTGAAGGAGGACGGGTACTACCACTTCGTGGCCGCCAAGGGCTACGACCTGAAGGCCCTCCGCCGGGTGCGCCTCTCCCCCGAGGAGCCCCTTTCCCTCACCGGCCACCGGGAGGCCCAGGTGTTCACCCAACAAGACCTCGCCCGCTTCAACGCCCGCCTGGACCCCAAGAGGCGGCAGGTCATGGAGGAGGCGGGGCGGGTGCGGGAGATCCGGGCCATCCTTTCCGTGCCCGTCTTCCTCTCGGGGGAGCGGAAGGCCTTCTTGTACCTGGACAACTTTGAGCGGGAGGAGGCCTTCAGCCCCCTGGAGGTGGAGCTGGCCCAGGCCTTCGCCAGCCAGCTGGGGCTTCTCTTGAGGCGGCTTGAGCTGGAGGGCCGGGTGCAGCACCTGGCCTACCACGACCCCCTCACGGGCCTGCCCAACCGGCTCTTCTTCCTGGAGAAGCTGGCCCAGGTGCGAAAAGGGGCGGTGCTCTACCTGGACCTGGACGGGTTCAAGCTGGTGAACGACCTCTCGGGCCACAGCGCGGGGGACCAGGCCCTCATGGCCCTGGCCGCCCGCCTGCAGGGGGCGGTGCGCCCCCGGGACCTGGTGGCCCGCCAGGGGGGGGACGAGTTCCTGGTTCTCCTCACGGACCTTAGGGGCCCCGAGGAGGCGGTGGCGGTGGCGGAACGGCTTCTAGAGGTGGTGCGCCTCCCCTTGCCCGTGGGGGGGCGGATCTACCACCTCTCCGTTTCCATCGGCATCGCCCTGGTGGAGGAGGCCTTAGGCCCGGGAGAGGTGCTGAAGCGGGCCGATTTGGCCCTCTACCGGGCCAAGGCCGAGGGCAAGGACCGGATCGCCTTCTACGAGGAAAGCCTTCAGGAAAGGCTAAGGGAGGAGTTTGACCTCCTGGAGGCCCTGAGGGAGGACCTGGCCGCCCGGAAGGGGTTCTGGCTGGCCTACCAGCCCATCGTGGATCTGGAGCGAAAGGAACCGGTGGCCCTCGAGGCCCTCCTCCGCTGGCGGGTCTCCCCTGCCCTCTTCATCCCCCTGGCGGAGCGGCACCGGCTCATCGGGGCCCTGGGGGAACTGGCCCTGGGGTTGGCCCTAGAGGAGCATTCCCGCCACGGCCTGCCCGTGCACGTGAACGTAAGCCCGCAGGAGCTTCTGGACCCCGGCTACCCGGGGCGGCTGGCCCTTCTTTTGGAAGAGGCGGGCCTACCCCCAGAGGCCTTGGTCCTGGAGGTCACGGAAACCGCCCTGGCCCCCGACGAGCGGGGCCGGGATGCCCTGAAGAGCCTGGAGGTCCTCCGCGCCCTGGGGGTACGGGTCTACCTGGACGACTTCGGCTCGGGCTATTCCAGCCTGGAGCGCCTGGCCTCCCTTCCGGTGGACGGGCTCAAGCTCGGCCAGCGCTTCACCAGCGCCCTGGGAAACCCCCCAGACCCCCAAAGCCCCGCGGCCCGGGTGGTGGCCGCGGTCTTGGCCCTGGGCCAGGCCCTGGGGTTGCCGGTGGTGGCCGAGGGGGTTGAGCACGAGGCCACCCTGGCCTACCTCCGGAGCCTGGGCTTCCGGCTGGGGCAGGGGTTCTTGCTGGGAAGGCCGGAGGTGCTAAGCTAG
- a CDS encoding sensor domain-containing diguanylate cyclase, with translation MRFYPLLALLSLLLGLLVGALGYGEPYILPWYMFFTAIVASLYGLPWGLVAAGVSTLLLLLFPGFQAMGAAILLLSAYLAHGVGETLRRAHRRAKGLARSLRYLTLALEGLAGARNRTELLKSLPERLSELGAGGHVGVWVPEEEGFRLLASVPPLSLDRIPATGVVGRAYREERPLYIPDVRREEGYIAAPGLPSLSELALPLKERGQVVAVLNLERPGLFLEEEVEGLVRFAQAVSLELDQLADLEARRLLAELSERMESARSKGEAARKALALLVEVLGLESGALWEARGARMVALGHHGVTEPSLLKVLEEGLPYGVGLAWQVYETGSPVYTARYAEESRVVPALKALGWRTFVAHPVPTPGAPRTRRVLVLGQQAARPWRKAEEEMLLLACRTLGLALERLEEKERHERVNALFLRLLEKPPEALYHPLLEEAVALVPGAEAGSLLVLEGGAYVYKAALGYDLEALQAVRFSPEGMLLWYGLGEREARKGVPRVMSVEDRPIPEISHQTAPEEVIDAAGRAREIQANLCLPVTYQGEVLAYLNLDNLHDPRAFGKDSLEAARFFAAPLATLLHESHSRRLLEEAALTDPLTGLGNRRAFERAFQEELARAKRYNYPLALAVLDLRGFKPINDRLGHAMGDLALKRVAEALKKGRRNGDKVFRWGGDEFAVLFPHTPKGGAVAAAFRHAQAIGEICLEGHCLGVNIGVAAFPEDGDTEDALLSAADTRMYQAKAQGLSVVA, from the coding sequence ATGCGGTTTTACCCCCTCCTCGCCCTTCTAAGCCTCCTCCTGGGCCTTCTGGTGGGGGCTTTGGGTTACGGGGAGCCCTACATCCTTCCCTGGTACATGTTCTTCACCGCCATAGTGGCGAGCCTCTACGGCCTCCCCTGGGGGCTTGTGGCCGCAGGGGTTTCCACCCTCCTGCTCCTCCTCTTTCCCGGGTTCCAGGCCATGGGGGCGGCCATCCTCCTCCTCTCCGCCTACCTGGCCCACGGGGTGGGGGAAACCCTGCGGCGGGCCCACCGGCGGGCCAAGGGGCTGGCGAGGAGCCTCCGCTACCTCACCCTGGCCCTGGAAGGGCTGGCGGGGGCCAGGAACCGGACCGAGCTCTTAAAAAGCCTCCCCGAGCGCCTTTCCGAGCTGGGCGCGGGGGGGCACGTGGGGGTCTGGGTGCCGGAAGAGGAGGGGTTCCGCCTCCTGGCCTCCGTGCCCCCCCTATCCCTGGACCGGATCCCCGCCACGGGGGTGGTGGGCCGGGCCTACCGGGAGGAAAGGCCCCTTTACATCCCCGACGTGCGCCGGGAGGAAGGGTACATCGCCGCGCCCGGCCTGCCCTCTTTGAGCGAGCTCGCCCTGCCCCTAAAGGAACGGGGCCAGGTGGTGGCGGTGCTGAATTTGGAAAGGCCTGGGCTCTTTTTGGAAGAAGAGGTGGAGGGGCTTGTCCGCTTCGCCCAGGCGGTGAGCCTGGAGCTGGACCAGCTGGCTGACCTCGAGGCCCGCCGCCTCCTCGCGGAGCTCTCCGAAAGGATGGAAAGCGCCAGGAGCAAGGGGGAGGCGGCCAGAAAGGCCCTGGCCCTCTTGGTGGAGGTGTTGGGGCTGGAGTCGGGGGCCCTTTGGGAGGCCCGGGGGGCGCGCATGGTGGCCCTGGGGCACCACGGGGTGACGGAGCCAAGCCTCCTCAAGGTCCTGGAAGAGGGCCTCCCCTACGGGGTGGGCCTGGCCTGGCAGGTGTACGAGACGGGAAGCCCGGTCTACACCGCCCGCTACGCGGAGGAAAGCCGGGTGGTGCCCGCCCTCAAGGCCCTGGGCTGGCGGACCTTCGTGGCCCACCCCGTGCCCACCCCGGGCGCCCCGCGCACCCGGAGGGTCCTGGTGCTGGGGCAACAAGCCGCCCGCCCCTGGCGGAAGGCGGAGGAGGAGATGCTCCTCCTGGCCTGCCGCACCCTGGGCCTGGCCCTGGAGCGCCTGGAGGAGAAGGAGCGGCACGAGCGGGTGAACGCCCTCTTCCTTCGCCTTCTGGAGAAGCCCCCGGAGGCGCTCTACCACCCCCTTCTGGAGGAGGCGGTGGCCCTGGTGCCGGGGGCGGAGGCGGGAAGCCTGCTGGTTTTGGAGGGCGGAGCCTACGTGTACAAGGCCGCCTTGGGCTACGACCTGGAAGCCCTCCAGGCGGTGCGCTTCTCCCCCGAGGGCATGCTCCTCTGGTACGGGCTTGGGGAACGGGAAGCCCGGAAGGGGGTGCCCCGGGTCATGTCCGTGGAGGACAGGCCCATCCCCGAGATCAGCCACCAGACCGCCCCCGAGGAGGTCATAGACGCGGCGGGGCGGGCCCGGGAGATCCAGGCCAACCTCTGCCTGCCCGTGACCTACCAGGGGGAGGTCCTGGCCTACCTCAACCTGGACAACCTCCACGATCCCAGGGCCTTCGGGAAGGACAGCCTCGAGGCCGCCCGCTTCTTCGCCGCCCCCCTGGCCACCCTCCTCCACGAAAGCCATAGCCGCAGGCTCCTGGAGGAGGCCGCCCTCACCGACCCCCTCACGGGGCTTGGGAACCGCAGGGCCTTTGAGCGGGCCTTCCAGGAGGAGCTCGCCCGGGCCAAGCGCTACAACTACCCCCTGGCCCTGGCGGTGCTGGACCTCCGGGGCTTCAAGCCCATCAACGACCGCCTGGGCCACGCCATGGGGGACCTGGCCCTGAAACGGGTGGCGGAGGCGTTAAAAAAGGGGCGGCGCAACGGGGACAAGGTCTTCCGCTGGGGGGGGGACGAGTTCGCCGTCCTCTTCCCCCACACCCCCAAGGGGGGGGCGGTGGCCGCGGCCTTCCGCCACGCCCAGGCCATCGGGGAGATCTGCCTGGAGGGGCACTGCCTGGGGGTGAACATCGGGGTGGCCGCCTTCCCCGAGGACGGGGACACGGAGGACGCCCTCCTCTCCGCCGCGGACACCCGGATGTACCAGGCCAAGGCGCAGGGTCTTTCGGTGGTGGCCTAG